The Paenibacillus tianjinensis genome has a window encoding:
- a CDS encoding DUF4386 domain-containing protein, whose protein sequence is MKSAKSAGKVVGLLFILAAVSSIVALILYSPILQDTGYLNEGAAHANQVILGALMELILVVSAVGTSVTMFPFLRRYNESIALAHVLFRFMEAVVITVGIVSILSLLTLSRDYVAAAAPDPGAYLASGTVLHAVHDWTFMLGPNFMLGINTLLYSYIFYHTKLVPRFISILGMTGGVSVFLASLLEMFGVFSQLSVWGALLSLPVAANEMILAVYLIVKGFNESAVARLSAAK, encoded by the coding sequence ATGAAATCAGCCAAATCAGCCGGGAAAGTCGTAGGATTACTGTTTATCCTTGCAGCGGTATCATCGATTGTTGCGCTTATCCTTTACAGTCCGATCCTCCAAGATACCGGTTACCTGAATGAGGGTGCTGCACACGCGAACCAGGTGATCCTGGGAGCATTGATGGAATTGATTCTTGTTGTTTCGGCGGTCGGGACGTCGGTTACCATGTTCCCATTCTTGCGCAGGTACAATGAAAGCATCGCGCTTGCCCATGTTCTCTTTCGGTTCATGGAAGCAGTAGTCATTACTGTTGGCATCGTCAGCATATTGTCCCTGTTAACCTTAAGCCGGGATTATGTAGCTGCAGCCGCCCCGGATCCCGGAGCGTACCTGGCGTCCGGCACTGTATTGCACGCCGTTCATGACTGGACCTTCATGCTTGGGCCTAACTTCATGCTGGGGATTAATACATTGCTGTATAGTTATATCTTCTATCATACTAAGCTTGTTCCCCGGTTTATTTCGATCTTGGGAATGACAGGTGGGGTCTCCGTTTTCCTTGCTTCATTGTTGGAAATGTTCGGCGTATTCTCTCAGCTTTCAGTCTGGGGCGCCTTATTGTCACTTCCTGTAGCGGCGAATGAGATGATTTTAGCGGTATATCTTATTGTCAAAGGATTTAATGAATCTGCGGTTGCACGTTTATCCGCGGCGAAATGA
- a CDS encoding substrate-binding periplasmic protein produces the protein MIKRKFTMVTITALAVFGLVLSACGGKSDSGTTAANELEQIKKAGVIKVGTMGTYPPYTFLNDKKEVDGFDPDIAKEIAKRLGVTAEFTTQDFSGLIPSLQAEKFDIVISQVTITDERKKQIDFTDSYITNNVKIIVNTKNTDITKLEDFKGKTIGVGLGTNDETYLRTEVLPKVGDFTIKTYDDVITSLKDLDAGRIDATINNLYALKPIVDENGFQIKAVGEPIKSDMAGVALRKDNAELRDAMNKALADMKADGTYDTLFQKWFNETPAK, from the coding sequence ATGATAAAACGTAAATTTACTATGGTTACAATAACAGCACTGGCAGTGTTCGGTCTGGTTCTAAGCGCTTGCGGAGGGAAATCAGACTCGGGAACTACGGCTGCGAATGAACTGGAACAAATTAAAAAAGCGGGTGTGATCAAGGTCGGTACCATGGGAACCTATCCGCCGTATACCTTTTTGAATGACAAGAAAGAAGTAGACGGTTTTGACCCTGATATCGCCAAGGAAATTGCCAAACGCCTTGGAGTGACAGCAGAATTCACGACTCAAGATTTCTCCGGGCTGATCCCAAGTCTGCAAGCGGAGAAATTCGACATCGTGATTAGCCAGGTTACGATTACTGATGAACGTAAGAAGCAAATTGATTTCACGGATTCTTACATTACGAACAATGTCAAAATCATCGTCAATACTAAAAACACAGATATCACGAAGCTGGAAGACTTCAAAGGGAAAACGATTGGGGTGGGGCTCGGAACGAACGATGAAACCTACCTGCGTACCGAAGTGCTGCCAAAAGTAGGTGATTTCACGATCAAGACGTATGATGATGTCATTACCTCACTGAAGGATCTGGATGCAGGACGGATTGATGCGACCATTAATAATCTGTATGCCCTGAAGCCGATTGTGGATGAGAATGGCTTTCAGATTAAAGCGGTGGGCGAACCGATCAAATCCGATATGGCGGGTGTAGCTCTTCGCAAGGATAATGCAGAGCTTCGGGATGCCATGAATAAAGCCTTGGCAGATATGAAGGCAGACGGCACATACGATACTCTTTTCCAGAAATGGTTCAATGAGACACCTGCAAAATAA
- a CDS encoding helix-turn-helix transcriptional regulator yields MSKNLVGNHIRKLRFEYNEMTQQQLADKVGVTRQTIVALEKGNYSPSLELAFRIAQAFSLHLEEVFFYGEQTRKEEDGG; encoded by the coding sequence ATGAGTAAAAATCTTGTTGGCAATCATATCCGCAAATTAAGATTCGAATACAACGAAATGACGCAGCAGCAATTGGCTGACAAGGTGGGTGTAACCCGGCAAACCATCGTGGCTCTGGAAAAGGGCAATTATTCGCCTTCACTCGAGCTGGCTTTTCGCATCGCTCAGGCATTCAGCTTGCATTTGGAAGAGGTATTTTTTTATGGGGAACAAACTCGTAAAGAAGAAGATGGAGGTTAA
- a CDS encoding amino acid ABC transporter permease, with product MQLVFDNLPFLLKGAGYTLLLTIVSMLFGLIIGLVVAIARLKGNPPIRWIARFYVSIIRGTPLLVQIVIIYYGLVDYGVTLGSLTAAYIALSINAGAYLSETFRGAILSVPKGQLEAAYSTGMTPWQAMRRIVLPQAMRIAIPPMGNTFIGMLKETSLVSVITVSELLRQAQLLIAQYYQYMPFYLGIGVMYWIMSTGLAFILERFERRLAKAY from the coding sequence ATGCAACTCGTATTCGACAATCTGCCCTTCTTGCTGAAGGGCGCCGGATACACTTTACTGTTGACGATTGTCTCTATGTTGTTCGGTCTGATCATCGGACTCGTGGTGGCAATCGCCCGTCTCAAAGGGAATCCGCCGATTCGGTGGATTGCCCGTTTCTATGTATCAATCATCCGCGGGACACCGCTCCTTGTACAGATTGTTATCATCTATTATGGCCTTGTAGATTATGGTGTTACGCTTGGTTCCCTGACAGCAGCCTATATTGCACTCAGTATAAATGCCGGAGCATACTTGTCTGAGACGTTCCGTGGAGCCATTTTGTCGGTTCCGAAGGGACAACTGGAGGCTGCTTATTCAACCGGAATGACGCCATGGCAGGCGATGCGCAGAATTGTGCTGCCCCAGGCCATGCGTATTGCCATTCCACCTATGGGAAATACGTTCATTGGTATGCTGAAGGAGACCTCACTCGTTTCAGTAATCACGGTCAGCGAACTCCTGCGTCAAGCACAGCTCCTCATTGCCCAGTATTATCAATATATGCCTTTTTATCTGGGGATCGGTGTGATGTATTGGATTATGAGTACAGGGCTGGCCTTCATCCTGGAACGGTTCGAACGCAGATTGGCCAAAGCTTATTGA
- a CDS encoding DUF975 family protein, translating to MWDRKEIKRRAKDVLRTSYWKAFVVSLILVLLGECSGIPSLNERIGSSSIRSEWSNSVHDLDWGFLGPFLIIVFFIVSIIAVLGIAFYILIGSPLTVGSLRYFKQAAEGEVRMGNIGYAFHKERYWAIVLTMIWRGFLNFLWFLLLIIPGIVKSYAYSQVPYILADNPNIGYNRAVELSNQMTKGHKFRMFVLDLSFIGWILLGLLALGIGVLFVQPYINATKAELYLELRHTALTYKMTTEYELRLTPTPYF from the coding sequence ATGTGGGATCGTAAAGAAATAAAGCGAAGGGCAAAGGATGTGCTCCGCACTTCGTACTGGAAGGCTTTTGTAGTGAGTTTAATACTGGTTTTACTTGGAGAATGCTCGGGGATCCCAAGCTTGAATGAAAGAATAGGCTCCTCATCCATTCGTTCAGAATGGTCCAACTCGGTTCATGACTTGGATTGGGGATTTTTAGGCCCCTTCCTTATTATCGTATTTTTCATTGTTAGCATAATCGCAGTACTTGGAATTGCATTTTATATTCTGATCGGTTCTCCTCTCACAGTAGGTTCATTGCGTTACTTCAAACAGGCTGCCGAGGGTGAAGTCCGTATGGGCAATATCGGCTATGCGTTTCATAAGGAACGGTATTGGGCTATAGTTCTGACAATGATTTGGAGAGGTTTTTTGAATTTCTTATGGTTCCTGTTACTGATCATTCCAGGAATAGTTAAGTCCTACGCGTACAGTCAGGTACCTTACATCCTTGCAGACAATCCGAATATCGGATATAACCGTGCAGTAGAATTAAGCAACCAAATGACAAAGGGACATAAGTTCCGCATGTTTGTGCTTGATCTGAGCTTTATTGGATGGATTCTGCTTGGTCTGCTGGCACTCGGCATCGGCGTCTTATTCGTCCAGCCCTACATCAATGCCACGAAGGCAGAGCTTTACTTAGAATTACGCCATACTGCACTTACATATAAAATGACAACAGAATATGAACTTCGGCTAACACCGACACCTTATTTTTAA
- a CDS encoding polyprenyl synthetase family protein — protein sequence MNVNVMDHVNEGYQLAEKRAAGYFTSLYNQVRNKSYVPALTEDIQIWKRKHMRGYSGLSFLSRGKNKPDTRDYYRYIQWLNYTGKLDDYLDRSVSYIYLRDLGKTLDSSVTQNRIQSTVADLNKHLLKSANTNQGEQPEFMNVAGVYRWARKEGTEAAVIWLFKKLRSVASHIPEGMSAEHAQRKLIKIILGVVLHVMDELGDATPHGERSRRLDEAIRLGYSYGLTYPFIDDLLDSQILTLQEKTQYSDLIRSALLTGAVPELGVWTGENVKLIHYIHSELTEAFEYIKEHQSPDTQQTFFEQSYVFFHAQDIDRVKMLSQPDYTNDELYIPVILKSSSSRLIARSVISAPEDAGFEERTFFFGIYNQLADDFADMDQDLKDGAVTPYTYYLQYHKQRPDLINPFELYWAVISNLIRSVYDSNAKAREVILDRAINGLKRFKERAGAEKYNETMGMFAAGFPELNQLIQKMVRKADDVDFFDKLLRDRMVDHLRKDAREQEEFHATFKSARSLINSKLKFTKPPGITAMKEQLIDAANYSLEGDGKRVRPILTWVMGVNEYGLESEAIVPLLKSLEYMHTASLIFDDLPSQDNASTRRGRETLHQVHNSATAELTGLYLIQRAIGEQASLNRFNAETVLALIRYSAQKAEDMCMGQAMDLDSKGKSLTLEQLNMVCFYKTGVAFEACLVMPAMLAEASEAEVTALKKFAYHMGIAFQIKDDLLDVEGDTDVLGKPVGKDVANNNSNFVTILGIEGASKEMWEHYCLATEALQAIPRNIPFLKHLMNYVVNRER from the coding sequence ATGAATGTAAATGTTATGGATCATGTTAATGAGGGCTATCAACTGGCTGAGAAGAGGGCGGCCGGGTATTTTACATCGCTCTATAATCAGGTCAGGAATAAGTCTTATGTGCCAGCCCTGACAGAGGATATTCAAATATGGAAACGGAAGCATATGCGGGGTTATTCGGGCTTAAGCTTCCTTTCACGGGGAAAGAACAAGCCGGATACCCGGGATTACTACAGGTACATTCAATGGCTGAATTACACAGGGAAATTGGATGATTACCTGGACCGCAGTGTCTCTTACATTTATTTGAGAGATCTGGGGAAAACGCTGGATTCATCGGTCACCCAGAACCGGATTCAGAGTACTGTGGCTGATTTGAACAAACATTTGCTAAAGTCCGCCAACACAAACCAAGGTGAGCAGCCGGAATTTATGAATGTAGCAGGGGTTTACAGATGGGCCCGGAAGGAAGGGACGGAAGCTGCAGTGATCTGGTTGTTCAAAAAACTAAGATCGGTAGCTTCACATATCCCTGAGGGAATGAGTGCGGAGCATGCCCAGCGTAAGCTGATCAAGATTATTCTGGGCGTTGTTCTGCATGTGATGGATGAGCTGGGGGATGCTACTCCGCACGGGGAGCGTTCCCGCAGGCTTGATGAAGCGATCAGGCTCGGTTATTCCTATGGACTCACTTATCCATTCATTGATGATTTGCTGGATTCTCAGATTCTGACTCTTCAAGAGAAAACGCAATATTCCGATCTGATTCGTTCTGCACTGCTTACCGGAGCTGTGCCTGAGCTGGGTGTATGGACCGGAGAGAATGTGAAGCTGATTCATTATATCCATTCGGAGCTCACAGAGGCTTTTGAGTATATTAAGGAGCATCAGAGCCCTGACACGCAGCAGACCTTTTTCGAGCAGTCCTATGTCTTTTTTCATGCCCAGGATATCGACCGTGTTAAGATGCTTTCACAGCCCGATTACACCAATGATGAACTGTATATTCCCGTTATCTTGAAGTCTTCATCGTCCCGGTTGATTGCGCGTTCTGTAATCAGTGCGCCTGAGGATGCGGGCTTTGAAGAGCGGACTTTCTTTTTCGGCATTTATAATCAGCTTGCTGATGATTTCGCAGATATGGACCAGGATCTGAAGGATGGTGCGGTGACACCCTATACTTATTATTTACAATATCATAAGCAAAGACCGGATTTAATTAATCCCTTCGAATTGTATTGGGCAGTCATTTCCAATCTCATCCGCAGCGTATATGACTCCAATGCCAAAGCCCGAGAGGTCATACTGGACCGGGCAATTAATGGACTAAAGCGGTTCAAAGAACGGGCAGGAGCTGAGAAGTACAACGAGACGATGGGTATGTTTGCAGCTGGCTTTCCGGAACTCAATCAGCTTATCCAGAAAATGGTGCGCAAAGCGGATGATGTGGACTTTTTTGATAAGCTGCTGCGGGACCGGATGGTTGATCATTTGAGAAAAGATGCAAGGGAACAGGAGGAATTCCACGCTACATTCAAAAGTGCCCGCAGTCTGATTAACAGCAAGCTGAAATTCACCAAGCCTCCGGGGATTACGGCAATGAAGGAACAGCTGATCGATGCGGCCAATTACAGTCTGGAAGGGGACGGGAAGCGGGTTCGTCCTATTCTGACCTGGGTCATGGGCGTGAATGAATACGGATTGGAGTCTGAGGCCATTGTTCCGCTTCTGAAATCACTCGAATATATGCATACTGCATCCCTGATCTTTGATGATTTGCCCTCACAGGATAATGCGTCTACCCGCAGAGGGCGGGAGACCTTGCATCAGGTACACAATAGTGCTACTGCCGAATTAACCGGTCTGTATTTGATTCAGAGAGCGATTGGAGAACAAGCCTCCCTGAACCGCTTCAACGCGGAGACCGTTCTTGCCCTGATCCGTTACTCGGCCCAAAAGGCAGAAGACATGTGTATGGGGCAGGCTATGGACTTGGATTCAAAAGGCAAGAGTTTGACCCTGGAGCAGCTGAATATGGTTTGCTTTTATAAGACTGGGGTGGCCTTTGAGGCATGTCTGGTCATGCCGGCTATGCTTGCAGAGGCCAGCGAGGCGGAAGTTACTGCTCTCAAAAAATTTGCCTATCATATGGGGATTGCTTTTCAGATCAAAGACGATCTGCTCGATGTAGAGGGAGATACGGATGTACTCGGCAAACCGGTCGGCAAGGATGTGGCAAACAATAATTCGAATTTCGTAACGATCCTGGGAATCGAAGGTGCGAGCAAGGAAATGTGGGAACACTATTGTCTTGCTACAGAAGCATTACAAGCGATTCCCCGTAATATACCCTTCTTAAAACATCTAATGAATTATGTGGTGAACAGGGAGCGTTAA
- a CDS encoding TetR/AcrR family transcriptional regulator encodes MQIALEKFARLGYHQTKISDIVQEAGVAQGTFYWHFKSKEAIALEIIETGKEQLLQVIAQGYRQDPGDIADMVKASEALFHRLFNFAAENRHLMEILLMGNGADQTIRKRISATRNAMEQAFRRNIERAIELQMLPEGIEVELRAALLMSMCDGLLSRWLFGSEDIHSKVAEASAQQLASELANFEFYGLLGKI; translated from the coding sequence ATGCAGATTGCTCTGGAGAAGTTTGCCAGGCTGGGATACCATCAGACGAAAATATCGGACATCGTTCAGGAAGCGGGTGTAGCGCAAGGAACCTTTTACTGGCACTTTAAGAGCAAGGAAGCCATTGCGCTGGAGATTATCGAAACGGGCAAGGAACAGCTGCTGCAAGTGATCGCTCAAGGTTATCGTCAAGATCCGGGAGATATAGCGGATATGGTAAAAGCTTCAGAAGCACTGTTCCACCGGTTATTCAATTTCGCCGCAGAGAACCGCCATCTTATGGAGATCCTCCTGATGGGAAATGGAGCCGATCAAACGATAAGGAAGCGTATTTCAGCTACCCGGAATGCGATGGAGCAAGCTTTTCGCCGCAATATTGAAAGAGCGATAGAGCTGCAAATGCTGCCGGAGGGTATAGAGGTTGAGCTTCGCGCTGCTCTGTTGATGAGTATGTGTGACGGCTTGCTCTCACGCTGGTTATTTGGCTCCGAAGACATTCATTCTAAGGTTGCGGAGGCTTCGGCACAGCAATTAGCGAGTGAATTGGCCAATTTCGAATTTTACGGATTGTTGGGAAAAATATAG
- a CDS encoding PilZ domain-containing protein, with the protein MNSNRRTEPFRYTLKEPATFDLHILAINGIPVPRKPVSAQLYDISRSGCRLAIPLNINPDANLVRIGMDMALSSESMYLEGTLKWYREESDTFHYGIQLDIPEADKDRLPKMLRTLAGEGKILVR; encoded by the coding sequence ATGAATAGTAACCGCAGAACTGAACCTTTTCGCTACACTCTAAAAGAACCTGCTACATTTGATCTACATATTCTTGCCATTAACGGAATCCCCGTCCCACGCAAGCCTGTAAGTGCCCAACTATATGACATTAGCCGTTCGGGATGCCGATTAGCGATTCCTTTGAACATTAACCCGGATGCTAACCTGGTACGTATAGGCATGGATATGGCCCTCTCTTCAGAATCTATGTACTTAGAAGGAACATTGAAATGGTATAGGGAGGAATCTGACACCTTTCACTACGGCATTCAATTGGACATTCCTGAAGCTGACAAGGATCGCCTTCCAAAAATGCTGCGCACACTGGCTGGTGAAGGTAAAATATTGGTTCGTTGA